The sequence TCTTGTTGCAGGTTAGCCCGCACCGAATCCAGGATGACCGCATCTTCTTTGTAGGCCGGCACCAGCACCGCAATACGCCGCTTCGGCATGTCGGGCGTGGGCGTCACGTCGTCGGCACTACCCGCCCGCCCGATGGCCGCGTAGAAGAAGTAGTGAAGCGTGTTGAGGGTCAACCCAACGAAGAAGAGGCTAACCAGGAGCCAGAAAAGCGTCTGCATACGGTTTTTTAGACGCTACTTATTCTATTTGGTAACAGGGGAGAATGATGATACCATCATAAAAACAAATCAGCCTTTTCGGCTCTTAAAATACCGGATCATCTCCGGGTAGCCCAGGCCCATGGTGAAGCCCTGCACGGCCTGAGCGATGCGTTTGGTTTTGGTCTCGATGGTTTTGGCGTCGTCGATCCAGCGGCTGTAGTAGCGCTGATGCCCCGGCGTAAGCGACTCGAAGAAGGCCAGTGCGGTGGGGTCGTCGGCCAGGCAGGTCATCAGGTCACCGGAGTTGACCAGCGGTGAATCGTCGACAGCCAGGCTGACCGTAAGGGTTGCACCGGCCTCTTTGCCGATCGCTTTCCGCATACCGGCGTTGATCGCCATGATAAAGGCTCCATTCCAGTTCTCGTCAGGATCGTCCTGCTGCCCCATCGGAATGAGCGCCACCTGACTGATCGGGTGCGCATCGAGTAATCCCTTCACCCGAAACGATGTTTTCCGGCCCGGTTTCAACGCTTCGGTTACGGCCAGTGGCAGCACGATGTATGTCCAGCCCGTTTTTTCGCCTTTTTCGGCAAAGCGCAACAGAGGTGCCGTGAAGGTGTACAGTGCATCAGGCATGGTAGGCGGCCAGTGTTTTCTCCAGGGATGTTTTGATTTCCTGCACCAGGCTGTCGGGTTTCAGCACGCACAGGTGTTCGCCATACGAGCGCAGGTGCATCAGCAGATCGCGGTTGGGGGCCAGGCGCAGGCGCACCACGCAGGCCGAATCGGTGTCGCTGATGATTTCCTGCG comes from Fibrella aestuarina BUZ 2 and encodes:
- a CDS encoding YdeI/OmpD-associated family protein, with the translated sequence MPDALYTFTAPLLRFAEKGEKTGWTYIVLPLAVTEALKPGRKTSFRVKGLLDAHPISQVALIPMGQQDDPDENWNGAFIMAINAGMRKAIGKEAGATLTVSLAVDDSPLVNSGDLMTCLADDPTALAFFESLTPGHQRYYSRWIDDAKTIETKTKRIAQAVQGFTMGLGYPEMIRYFKSRKG